The Patescibacteria group bacterium genome segment GATGTTAATGGTGATAATATTTCGGAAATTGCAGTGTCAAAATTTACAGGAGAAAGTTCAAAGGTTAAAATTTTTAAATATCTTGATAAATCAGTAATTTTTGATAGAATTATTTATCCAAAACTCGAGTCCGCAGTAGCCATAACTTTAGGTGATGTCGATAATGATTGGACTGATGAATTGATTACTGGGACAGGAACAGGTGTAAGATCAAAAATTAGATTTTATAATATTCTGACGACTAATAAAAAGGGTTCGAAGATTGATAAAGAAATTAAACCGTTCAAGAAAGATATTGTGGATGGTTTAGATGTTGCTTGTGGCGATATAAATAATGATGGTAATTTGGATATCGGTGTATCAAAATTAGCTGGTGATAAAGGTAAGGTCAAGGTTTTTGAATATAGCACCAAAGATTTAATTGAGGAGATTAATGTTTTTCGTAAGGAGCATGTAAGTGGAGCCAATCTAGAGATGTTCGATGTTAATTCTGATGGCAAAGCCGAAGTAATTGCTAGCCAAAGATTAGCAGAAGATAGTCGGCCAACAGTTAAGATTTATGATAATAATAAAAGTTTATTAGAAAAGTTTTCTGCTTATAGTAAAAAAACTAGTGGAGGAGTAGTGGTAGTAGGTGTAAATTATTAAATTTTCAGAAAATAGGTTATGAATAATTTTTTTGAAAAATGTGAGCGCGATATTAATTTGGCTGATCATACGACTTTCAAAATTGGCGGGCCTGCTGATTATTTTTATATTGCAAAAAATCAAGAGGATTTGATTGAAGCTTTGAAATCAGTAAAAGAAGAAGGGATAAAATATTATGTTTTAGGAGGAGGAAGCAATGTTTTGGTTTCTGATGAAGGTTTTAGAGGATTAGTAATAAAAATAGAGCTAGATAATTTGGATATTAAAGAAAATATTATAATTGTCGGTGCTGGTGTTTCAGTTGGCAAAATTGTAAGCAAGGCTTTGGATAACAATTTGACTGGAATGGAATTTTTTACTGGCGTGCCTGGAACAATTGGTGGTGCGATTTTTGGCAATGCTGGAGCCTATGGAAGTGATGCTAGTAAAATTTTGAAAAGTGTCTCTTATTATGATGTAAATGCAGATAAGATAATTAAAAAAGAAATTAATAATCTTGATTTTTCTTATCGTTCAAGTGAATTTAAAAATGATAAAAATAAAATTGTTTTATCATGCGAAATTGAATTAAAAAAATCAGATAGAAATAAAATTATTGCTGAAATGTCAGATATTGCAAAACAAAGAGGAACAAAGATTCCAAATGAGCCTAGCGCCGGTTCAGTTTTTAAAAATGTAACAAAAGATTTAACACAGATACTCAACAAATTAGACACAGATAACACAGATAAAATTAAATTTAAAAAGTATGGAAAAATTCCGGCTGCTTTATTGATTGAAAAAAGTGGATTAAAAGGAAGACAAGTTGGCGGAGCAAAAGTATCAGAAAAGCATACTAATTTTATTGTAAATATAGGTTTCGCAAAGGCAAAAGATGTGCTAGACTTAGTTGAAATAGTGAAAACTCAAGTTAAAATTAAATTTGGCGTTGAGTTAGAATTAGAGAATATATTGGTCGGGTTCTAAATGTTGCATTAAATAAGTTAGATTAGTTAGATAGGTTAGACTGGTTATTTATAAATTGTTCAATTGTTAAATTGTTAATATTAATTTTGACAATTTAGCATTTTAACAATTAAACAATTAAGTTATGAAAATCACAATTTACCACAAAAAAATTGAATTAACGGACAAGCTTTATGATTATGTTCAGGAAAAAGTTGGCGGTTTAGAGCAATATATTGACAATGTGATTGAATGCTTTGTAGAGT includes the following:
- the murB gene encoding UDP-N-acetylmuramate dehydrogenase, with product MNNFFEKCERDINLADHTTFKIGGPADYFYIAKNQEDLIEALKSVKEEGIKYYVLGGGSNVLVSDEGFRGLVIKIELDNLDIKENIIIVGAGVSVGKIVSKALDNNLTGMEFFTGVPGTIGGAIFGNAGAYGSDASKILKSVSYYDVNADKIIKKEINNLDFSYRSSEFKNDKNKIVLSCEIELKKSDRNKIIAEMSDIAKQRGTKIPNEPSAGSVFKNVTKDLTQILNKLDTDNTDKIKFKKYGKIPAALLIEKSGLKGRQVGGAKVSEKHTNFIVNIGFAKAKDVLDLVEIVKTQVKIKFGVELELENILVGF